The nucleotide sequence CTTGACGAGCAGGGTGCCCCTGTGGGCCGAGTCGAGGGAGCGGAAGCTCTCCCTGTCCTTCTGTGCGAGCTTGGCCTCGGGGTCTGCCACGACCGCGATCACCACCGGCGCCTCGACGATCCATCGCTGGTCGCCCGATACCTCGCACAACCTGAACTTCATGCCTGCGTCCCGCACCACGATGAAGCGCCAGGGCTGAGCGTTGTTTCCCGAGGGGGCAAGCCTCCCCGCCTCGAGGACCCTCATGAGGTCCTCCTCCGGCATCGGATCGGGCCGGTAGCTGCGCACGCTGGTGCGCGCCTTCGCCAGTTCTAGAAAGCTCTTCATCATCGCCTCCCTCATGAAGGGGTGTAGCCGGGGTATGCCTGCAGAGTCAAGTGCGGCCGGTGATGGCGTTCTTCTCAGGTCGATTTGAGTATGCCGCCGCCCACCGCGACGAAGCGGACGTGCTGCGGCTCGGTCTCGGCGACGAGCTTGTTGTAGAGGCGCTCCGGCGGCTCGCCCTCGGCCCATCTGGGCGCGTTGACCACGATGAAGTCCGCCTTCTTGCCATCCTCGAGCGTCCCGATGAGGTGGTCGAGCCCCAGGGCCCTCGCCCCGCCTACGGTGGCCATGCGCAGCACCTCCGTTGGCGTGGGCGGCGGGTTAGCCCCCTCGGTGGTGGCCAGCCTCATCTCCTCCCACATGTTGAAGCCCAGCTGCCCCACCCACGTCTCTGTGCCTATGCCGATGGGGATGCCGTGATCGGAGAGCTTTGAGTAGGGGAACTGGCCGTGCTTCATGAGCCTGTTCATGGAGGGGCACCATACCACGCGGACGAGGTGCCTGGCGAGCAGCGGGAAATCCTTTGCCGACAGCTGCAGGCCTCCGACTATCGTGGTGGGCGCCTCGAAGAAGCCTATGTCGGCCAGGTACGCGACCGGCGTCTTGCGCTGCGCGGGCGGGAGCTCGCTCCAGCCGAGCGCGGGCCATATCTCGTTCGCGATCGGCCCCTGCGAGTCGAAGAAGAACTCCATCTCCGCGAACGACTCTGCCGCGTGGATCATCACCGGTATCGACGCGTCGCGCGCGTGACGGCTGATTATCCTGAGCAGGTTGCGGGAGAGCAGGTAAGGCGCGTAGGGGCCGAGGCCCACTCTTATGCGGTCGTGCGTCGCGTCGGTGTACTTCTCGATGAGCGCGAGCGCCACCTCGAACTTCTGCTGGGCGGCCTCGCCGCGGCCGGCGAGCACCTCCGGGAAGACCACGGCGCGCAGCCCGGTCTCGCGCAGGAGCTTGAAGGTGCCCTCGAAATTGGTCATGTCGCCGGCGCAGGTGACGCCGGTCTCGATGAGCCTCGTTATGCCGCGCTGGATCCCCTCGATCACCTGGTCCGGCTTCGCGTCGTGCCGGAAGTCGATCTGGTCGGTGAGCATGGATACGAAGTCGGTGGGCTCCTCCGCTATGGAATCGTCGCTCGAAGCGAAGACCGGGTTGTAGAGGGAGACCAGGTCGAGGTGGCAGTGGCCGGAGACGAGGCCGGGCATGAGTATGCCGTCCGGGAACTCCTTCAGCTGTGCGTCAGGATATCTCCCGGTGAGATCTTCCCTCGTGCCGAATGCGTGGATCCGCCCCAGCTCCACCGCTATGGCGCCGTCCTTCACCACGGGCCCGCCGTTGGTCATGGGGAGGGCAAAAGAAGCTCCAATTATTTCCATAGGTTGTATGACCTCGATTTTTGTTTATAAGAATTTAGCAGAAGCGCGCTGCAGGGGCAACGGATTTAAAATCCGACGGACGAGTCACGAGTCACGAGTCACGGAGTTTCCTCACCGCCATCCCGCAGTTCGAGCCGATCTCGTTCTCGCGGACGTCTCCTATGGAGAGGATCACGTCGAAGCCCAGGCGGCCCAGCTCGTCGCACAGCTTTTCCGCCTCCTCGGGGGCATGAGGGGGGAGCGCTGTGGCCAGCCCGGTCTCGGCGGAGCGGGCGGTGGGGTTGAGCGGAGTTATCTTCACGCATGCGGAGGCAGGGTCGAAGTGCCCCGCTATCGCACCCGGGTCCACCGGCACCCCCTCGGTCAGGGCGAAGTTGAGCGCGACCTTGCGGGTTCCTGCCTCGTGGAATTGCCGCGCGTACTCCGCGATGCTCGCGAACGACATCTTGGGCCAGGGCATGAGCCGGTCGCGCGCCGCGCCGTCGGTGGAGTTGAGGGAGATCTGGAGCTGAAACTCGCCATCTGCGTACATCCCGTGCCTTATCGCGAGCAGCCGCTCGAACCACTCCCCTGCGTTCGCCGGCGCCATGGTGGCTATGCAGGGTATGAGGCCAGGGGCTAAATAGCGCGACGGCAGCACCTCCAGCGCGTCGAGGACCGCCGGGTTCAGCGCCGGCTCCCCCATGCGCGCGAACTGGACCTTGAACTTGGCCGCGTCCCTGAGCCTTGCCGCAGGGTGCCGCGCCACCACCGCATCGATCTGCGCGAGGATCTCCTCCTTCGTCAGATCCCCCCTGTAGTCGCCGCCGGCGTCGCACATGGGGCAGCCGATCGGGCAGCCGAACTGAGACGAGACGACGATGACCCACTTGTAGCCCGGGTCACGCTCCGGATCGCGCGCGTCCACGAACTCCGCCAGAAGCTTCGCGTCGTCGCGGAAGCGCGCGACGAAAACCTCGGCGAGATTAGGATCTCCCTGTCTTGATATGATTTCCATGATTCTTCCGCCAGTCACCAGTCACTAGTCACGAGTCACGGTTTTCAAATATTCCGCTGCGGCGAGCACTGCGGCGGTGCCGTCTCCCGCCGCCATCGATATGTGGCACTGCCTGCCGTGCCTCAGATCGCCCGCTATGAAGAGGCCGGGGGCGCCCCTGGCGATGGAGCGGTCCAGAAAATCCACCATCGGTTCCTTTCCTATGCAGCTCACTATGATGTCCGCCTCGATCTGCCTCGACTCGGCGCCGCAGGACAGGGCCATCTTCGCGCCGTAGCTGTCCTCGGAGAGGGACATCACCTCGTGGCCCGACACGATTTCGATGTCGGCGTCGACCGCGCGCTCCAGCAGGGGGCGGGCGCACTTCGGCGAGCCTCCGCGCATCACGATCATCACCGATTTCGCTCTGTTGGCGAAGCCCAGCGCCATGTCGAAGGCCACGTCTCCGCCGCCGATTATCGCGACCCGCTTGTCCGAGTGCACGAGGGTGGTCGGGTCCACGTAGGAGAAGAGCCTGCGGCCGGTGAGCTCGCGCTCGCCCGGGATGCTGAGGCTCTTGGGGACCAGCCCCACAGCCACGATCGCGGTCCTGGCGCGGGCCTCGCGCCTGCCCGCTGCGGCTACGAAGAGGCCGTCGTCTTTCGCCAGGCTCTCCACGCGGTCGAGGACGATCCGGATCCCGCGGGCGTCGACGTGCTCGACCCAACTCTTCATCAGCTCCCTGCCGGCGATGCCGCCGGGGAATCCGGGGAAGTTCTCGACGAGGTTCGCGGCCAGGGCCTGGCCGCCGGGGCGCGCAGCCTCGTAGACCTCCGCCGACAGCCCCTGCCTCGACGCCTCGAGGGCCGCCGCGAGCCCCGCAGGGCCGGCGCCAACTATCAGGCAGTCGATCGCCTGTTGAGGTCCGGTCACGGGCGCCTCCTCATCGACGAGATCACTTCTCGCGCGGTCGCGATGAGCGCGAAGCCGTACGCCAGGTTGGCGAGCGAGGCGCTCTGGAACTCGGCGCTGCCCGCAGCGCAGGCGTCGCCGACCACCACCGGCTGAAA is from Pseudomonadota bacterium and encodes:
- a CDS encoding amidohydrolase family protein, which produces MEIIGASFALPMTNGGPVVKDGAIAVELGRIHAFGTREDLTGRYPDAQLKEFPDGILMPGLVSGHCHLDLVSLYNPVFASSDDSIAEEPTDFVSMLTDQIDFRHDAKPDQVIEGIQRGITRLIETGVTCAGDMTNFEGTFKLLRETGLRAVVFPEVLAGRGEAAQQKFEVALALIEKYTDATHDRIRVGLGPYAPYLLSRNLLRIISRHARDASIPVMIHAAESFAEMEFFFDSQGPIANEIWPALGWSELPPAQRKTPVAYLADIGFFEAPTTIVGGLQLSAKDFPLLARHLVRVVWCPSMNRLMKHGQFPYSKLSDHGIPIGIGTETWVGQLGFNMWEEMRLATTEGANPPPTPTEVLRMATVGGARALGLDHLIGTLEDGKKADFIVVNAPRWAEGEPPERLYNKLVAETEPQHVRFVAVGGGILKST
- a CDS encoding FAD-dependent oxidoreductase, which encodes MTGPQQAIDCLIVGAGPAGLAAALEASRQGLSAEVYEAARPGGQALAANLVENFPGFPGGIAGRELMKSWVEHVDARGIRIVLDRVESLAKDDGLFVAAAGRREARARTAIVAVGLVPKSLSIPGERELTGRRLFSYVDPTTLVHSDKRVAIIGGGDVAFDMALGFANRAKSVMIVMRGGSPKCARPLLERAVDADIEIVSGHEVMSLSEDSYGAKMALSCGAESRQIEADIIVSCIGKEPMVDFLDRSIARGAPGLFIAGDLRHGRQCHISMAAGDGTAAVLAAAEYLKTVTRD
- a CDS encoding radical SAM protein is translated as MEIISRQGDPNLAEVFVARFRDDAKLLAEFVDARDPERDPGYKWVIVVSSQFGCPIGCPMCDAGGDYRGDLTKEEILAQIDAVVARHPAARLRDAAKFKVQFARMGEPALNPAVLDALEVLPSRYLAPGLIPCIATMAPANAGEWFERLLAIRHGMYADGEFQLQISLNSTDGAARDRLMPWPKMSFASIAEYARQFHEAGTRKVALNFALTEGVPVDPGAIAGHFDPASACVKITPLNPTARSAETGLATALPPHAPEEAEKLCDELGRLGFDVILSIGDVRENEIGSNCGMAVRKLRDS
- a CDS encoding nitroreductase family protein → MKSFLELAKARTSVRSYRPDPMPEEDLMRVLEAGRLAPSGNNAQPWRFIVVRDAGMKFRLCEVSGDQRWIVEAPVVIAVVADPEAKLAQKDRESFRSLDSAHRGTLLVKAVRDAAIAADHIVMAATDLGYGSCWVAMYEQEAIRPVLAVPDHCFVAALITLGRAAESPEPGSRIPLAELTFDERYGRRTEICRE